AAACACTCGAATTGGAGGGTTCTTGGTTCCCAGAAGCTTTTATTGGAACGATGTCTAACCTTATGCGCTTTAAGGAAGGAACCGATAACGAACTATACACAAGTGTTCAGGATGTCTTGCATACCATGAAAGTGGTTGAAGCGTGTTATTTGAGCAATAGCGAAGGAGGTATATCATTAACAGAATTATAAAACAAAAACAATGTATTTTAAATCCATATTTTTCGAAGATTATAAATTAAACGATAAGCGAGTAACCTTAGGCAGAACTATTACAGAGACTGATTTTGTAATGCATGCCGGACATACTGGAGATTTTTTTCCACATCACATGGACGAAGAGTGGTGCAAAACCCAGCCTTTTGGACAGCGCATTGCGCATGGTACCATGATTTTTAGTATTGGGATTGGTTTAACGGCTTCGGAGATTAATCCTGAAGCATTTTCAAAAGGCTACGACCGCATGCGTTTTGTTAAGCCGGTACATATAGGTGATACCATTCATTCTGAAATTACCATTTCAAATAAAGGCGATGCCAAAAGGCCAGAAATGGGAACGGTAACCGAACATGTTGAAATTATAAACCAAAAAGGAGAAGTCGTTTTGGTTTGCGATCATTTACTACTTGTAAAACGCAAGACTAAATAATTTACAATCTCAAACCAAACTAAACCATTAATTTAAAAACATCAATAAAATGAGTGCACCCAATTCCATATTAGGTACGTTTCTTCATGCTGTAGGGGGTATGTCTGCTGCTAGTTGTTATCTTCCCAGTACAAAAACCAAAGGTTGGTCATGGAACACCTATTGGCTTACCCAATCACTCTTTGCGTGGTTGGTTGTACCATTATTGTTGGCATGGATTACGGTACCCAATTTCTTTTCCATTATAGCTAATGCCCCTTCAAAACCATTTTGGATGGCCTTTTTATTGGGTGCTGTATACGGGTTTGGCGGGATGTCGTTTGGTAAGGCTATCAACCACATCGGTTACTCGTTGACTTATACGCTGGCTATTGGGATTTCGGCGGTTGTTGGTACAATTATGCCACTTATGGTTTTTGGAGGCTTAGGTGATTTTTTTACAAAACCAGGCGGTACCATTGTACTATTGGGAATGGTTTTGTCTATAGTTGGTGTGGCCATTTGTGGCTGGGCAGGCTTTAAAAAAGAGAAAGATTTAGATGCTGAAAAATTAAATAAAACCGGGTTTAATATGATGTTGGGGCTGGCATTAACCATTGTTGCCGGGGTACTCTCAGGGGTTTTTAACCTATCGTTAGAGTATGGACAGCCCATTGCAGATATGGCTGCCCAAAATGGAGCTGGTCATTTTGAAGGAAACGCTAAGCTTGTAGTTTCAACGTTTGGATGTTTTGTGGTTAACCTCATTTGGTATGTAATAGCTGGGTATAAACAAAACACTTTAAAAGAGTTCTTGCCAAATAAAGAGGAAAAAAATAAAACCAAAAATAGGCTTGTAAAAAATTGGTTGTTATCGTCGTTAACAGGGACGCTGTGGTGCATGCAATTTTTCTTTTATGGATTGGGGCATGTAAGAATGGGCGATTACCAATTTGCTAGTTGGGTTTTGCATATGTCTATGCTTATTTTCTTTAGTTATATAGTTGGTGTAATTATGAAGGAATGGAAAAATGTAAAAAGAGAGACCTACACTATACTAATTCTAGGCTTAGCAGTTTTAATTTTTTCGTTTTGCGTCACAAGTTACGGTAGTTATTAGAATAAAAAACTAATTGGCAAATTAAACTTTTTGGCAATATAACGGTCATAATTATAACTTTTAACATGAGCACATTGTTTTTTGTGATATATTTGGGTAATCGATTACATTTTAATGGTTAAATTCAATCGTAAAATAATAGTTTTGGCTGTAGGCCTAAGTTTGCTCGTGGCATGTAAACATAAGCAGGACGAAAGTAGCCAATGGCTTCTAGCTGACTTTTTGGATAAAAACTCAAATAGTTACAAAGTTATCGGAACCCCCCAAGTTATAGATTCGCCTTACGGAAAATCTGTTTATTTTGATGGCGTTGATGATGCTATTTTTCTGGAAGAAAATCCTTTGAAAACTTATAAAGAGTTTACAGTAGAAATGATTTTTAACCCAGCTGTCGATGGTGATTTCGAACAACGCATAGTGCACATGGGCGAAGTGTCTGGCGATCGGATGTTGCTTGAAATAAGAGCAAAAGACGGGCAGTGGTACTTTGATGGTTTCGCAGCATCAAACGATAATAAAAAAGCATTGATCGATTCAACGTTAACGCACCCACTAGGCAAATGGCATCATGTCGCCTTTGTAGTAAAACCTAATAGTTTGGCTACCTATGTTAACGGAAAAAAAGAATTGTTTGAACCCTATAATTTTAAGCCCATCCAAACAGGAAAAACATCATTTGGTGTTCGGTTAAATAAACGATCTTGGTTTAAAGGAAGTATTTATAAAATAAAAGTAACTCCAAAGGAACTAGCGCCAACAAGTTTTATGGACATTGGGCCTTAAAAACTCTAACTGTTATGAAGCACATGCACCATAAATTATTGCTTATTTCGCTATTGCTCTTAGGGCTAAATACCGAATCACAGAATAAAACCTTAAAAGATGCCGTTTTAAAAACCATGCAAAACGCTACTGAATTTATGGTGGAAGAAGTAAGCTATAACGGTGGTTATGTTTGGTACTACATGCCAGACTTCTCTCGTCAGTGGGGCGAAATGGAAGCTTACAAAACAATGGTGTGGTTGCAACATCCTGGAACCATTAGTATGGGCCACGTGTTTTTAGATGCTTACCGAGCCACAGGAAACAACTATTATTACGTAGCTGCCGAAAAAGCGGCTCGTGCCATTATTTGGGGGCAAAGTCATGAAGGCGGATGGAATTACATGATTGATTTTGCGGGCGATCGTTCGCTTAGGCATTGGTATGATACTATAGGAAAAAATGGTTGGCGACTTGAAGAGTTTCAGCATTATTATGGAAACTCAACTTTTGATGATGACGTTACTTCTGATGCTGCACGTTTTTTATTGCGTATGTATTTAGAAAAAATGGATCCGACATACAAACCAGCCTTAGATAAGGCCATTCAATTTATTCTAAATAGCCAATATCCAAATGGAGGTTGGCCACAACGCTATCCCTTGCGCTTCGATTTTGAAAAACAAGGCTTTCCAGATTATACATCCTTTTATACTTTTAATGACGATGTTATTTGGGAAAATATCAATTTCCTTACGCAATGTTACCTCGTGTTGGGAGAGGCGCGTTTTCTCAAACCTATCTATAAAGGAATGAATTTTTATAAGATTTCACAGGATAGTTGCGGGGCTTGGGGGCAACAGATTAATATGGAAATGAAAGCAGCTAGTGCTAGAACATATGAGCCCGAAGCTTTTTTGCCAAGTGCTACATGCGAAAATGCCTTGTTGTTAATTAGATTTTATAAGATAACTGGCAATAAAAAATTTCTTGAAGGTGTTCCAAAAGCTATAAAATGGTTGGAAGAAAACATGCTTCCGGAAGAAAAACGAGAAGGTCACAGAACACATCCAACATTTGTAGACGCCAAAACCAACAAGCCTATATATGTGCATAGAAAAGGATCTAATGTAAAATATGGGCGCTATTATACAGATGATGACGACAAAAATTTACTTGCCCATTATTATGGTAAGGCTCATGTGCGTTTAACCGAACTAAAATATGAATATAAAAAAACTCTAGAACTCACTAAGGAAGAGGTTGTTGCAGATTCGCCATTTACACCCAAAAGGTTTAACTTTGCAGAAACCCCACAGAGATATTACAATTTAAACAGACATGTCAATAATTTTAGGGTAGATGAATCTAGGGTGGAAGAGGTAATTAACCAGTTAGACGACAAAAATAGATGGCTCACAGACCGGGCATACATTAGTAATCCGTACCTTGGAGATGGGACGAAGACAGATGAAACCGATCAATACGCAACAACAATGGTTGGAGATGAAACCGATACATCACCTTACCGAAGTACAACAGATCAAAAATACATAGCAACAGGTACGTACATACGAAATATGAAACTGTTAATCAATTATATGAATTCGAATTAAATTAAAAACAGACAAACAATTATTCCAATGAAAAAAAATTATACCCCAAGAGTATTAAGTAGATGGTTTTTAATGCCTTTTCTTAGCCTAACATTTATGTTTTTTACTACTTGTTTTTTAGGTGTTTTTGCCCAAAATCCTGTAGTGAAAATTGATTTTGACCAAGGAGGAAGGCAAACATCAGAGGTAGGTGAACCTGGTTACACGCCGTGGGTTGTTACCAGTACATCTTCTGTTTCCGAAAGCGGAATAACCTTTACCCTTTCTAAATTCGGAAGTTTCGGTGATGGTTTAGGAACGGGTTGGTGGAAAGAAGGAATTCAATCTCCCAACGATGCCAAGCTAGTAGGTGATGGTGCCAAAGTAGACGGCGGTACAGCAAACGATGGAGGACAATTGGAACTTCGTATTAGTGGTTTGGCTGAAGGCACACATTCTCTACTTGTATTTTTAAATCAGGTTAGCAGCGATGTCTACACTTATAGTCCAATCGATATTTCTGTTGATGGTAATTTGGTTGAGGATAATATTGTGCCAACTGTTAGGGCATTAACACCAGCTAGCTCAGCATCTGCATATTTAACGTTTGATGCTACCTCTGGTAATGATGTGGTTATTTTATTTTCAGCCGAAACTTCTGGCTCAGAAGATGTAAAAAATGTAATGATAAATGGTTTTGAACTCAATACACCAAACATTTTTAACCAAGCGACAGATCCTATTCCTGCCCACAACAATGAACATGCTGAATTGAGCTCGGGTAGTATTTTATTGCAATGGACTCCAGCTGATAGTGCTATTTCTCAGAATATTTATTTTGGTACCGATGAAATAGCTGTTGCGAATGCTAACACCACTTCATCAGAATACATGGGAAATCAATATGTAGGAAATGATTCATACCAAGTGAACAGTTTGTATACTGGAGAAACATACTTTTGGCGAATAGACCAAATAACCTCGGGTGGAGAGGTTACACAAGGTAATGTTTGGCGTTTTCGGCCAGCACAATTGGCGTTTCCAGGTGCAGAAGGTTATGGACGTTTTGCTCGTGGTGGTCGTGGCGGAAAAGTAGTGGTGGTCTCTAACCTAAATGATAGTGGTGTTGGTAGTTTGAGATATGCCGTCGAAAACGTTACGGGGCCTAGAACTATTGTTTTTAATGTTTCTGGAATTATAGAGCTTTATTCACGTTTAGTTTGTAATACACCATATATAACCATTGCTGGCCAAACGGCTCCTGGAAAAGGTGTTACCATTAAAGGAAGTTCTTTAGGTTTAGGAAGCCACGATATTATTGTGCAAAATATAAGGGTACGTTTGGGATATAATTGGAATGCCGATATGGGCGGTATGGGTCTAAAAGGTGACCACAATATTATAGACCACTGCTCTATTAGTTGGACCGTGGATGAGGCTATTAGTTCTCGTGATGCCGGTAACGTAACGTTTCAACATTCTTTGGTTTCTGAAGCATTAAACGCTGCAGATCATTTAAATTATCCTTCTGGTACAGAACACGGTTATGCCGCTTCAATTGGAGGTGGCACAGGTAGTTTTCACCATAATTTATTGGCTCACAATTACGGTCGTAACTGGAGTTTAGCAGGTGGATTAGATGGCGGCGGTTTCTATAAAGGATATCTAGATATAACCAATAACGTAGTATATAATTGGGGTTCAAGAACTACTGATGGAGGTGCCAAGGAAGTTAATTTTGTTGGAAACTATTACAAACCTGGACCTGGTACAGAAAAAAAACAGTATGCTTTAATCATGGATCATGAAAATGTTGGAGAAGGTATGCAACGTGCTTTTTTTGAAGGTAATAAAATGCTCGGGGTTTTTGACGAAACTAATCAAGAAGCAGGAAGGCTCTCTAGAGATTCTAATGGCGCTGATACGCAATATGAAACTTTTGTTAATAGCCCATTTTTTCCTTCTTATGTAGAAACACAATCAGTAGATCATGCTTATAAATTGGTATTATCTGATGTTGGTTGTACGCAACCGGTTATGGATGACCACGATAAAAGGATGGTTACAGAAACTTTAGCGGGAACATATTCGGTTACAGGTAGCGTAACAGGTAAAAAAGGATTCCCTGATCGTGAGGCCGACTCTGGTGGCTACGAAAACTATCCGTTTATAACGCGTCCGGCTGATTGGGATTCTGATAGTGATGGTTTGCCTAACTGGTACGAAACAATAATTGGGACTAACTTAAATTCTCCTGTTGGCGATTTTTCAGATGCTAATAACGATGGAGATTTGGACGGTTACACCAATCTTGATGATTATTTGCAATGGATGTCTTTACCACACTATAATTCAGTAAGTGGAGAAACCATCAATATAGATTTGCATGAATTATCTAGAGGTTTTGAGAGTAGTCCTTCGTATGAAGTTTCAAATGTTGTAAATGGTAGCATAAACTTAAATGGTAATATTTTAGAGTTTACGCCCAATGCAGAAGGGTTAGCATCTTTTGATTTTACAGTAACCGATTCTGAAAATGATAGCATGACAAGAACTGTTAATATTCTAAATGGTTTTGATGTTGCTTTGGCGATTGAAGAGAAAATCATTGAAGACCTAAAAATTTGGCCAATACCAAATAACGGAACGTTTTCAATTAGAATGAAAAGTGATTTCGACCAGTCAGAATTTAAATTGTTTGACGTTTTAGGAAAAGAGATTTCCAACGGAATTATTGAAGCCAATCAAGCTAACGAAATAAACGTTAGTTCAAAAGGTATTTTTGTTTTGAAGCTTATCGATTCAAAATCAAAACAAATATTACATACCCAAAAAATAATTGTTAAATAAAAATAAATACCAGTGCACACAACGGGTTTTAAAAAAGCCGTTGTGTGTATTGTTTTATGTAATGAATACATTAAAAAAGCTAAACTCCACTCTATGAAAACCCGATGGACAAAACATATAAAACATTGTGTTTTGTTATTTGTTCTAGCATGCCCATCTATTGCGTTTGTCCATTTTACTACAACAAAGAACTCACCAATACATATTACCAAAACAGGTCAGTTAGAATATAAAATTGAAGCTAACGGCGACCGCGTTCCAGATTATTCTTACTGTGGCTATAAAGCTTCAGAAAGCTCCATACCCAATATTCCTGTGGTTTTGGCAATTGAGGAAACAAATGAAGATGCCACACGGTTAATACAATCGGCGATTGATTATGTATCCAATTTACCTTTAAATAACCATGGATTTCGAGGAACAATTTTACTTAAACCAGGTACTTACAAAATAAGTGGTAGCCTAAAAATGTCCACAAGTGGTGTGGTGTTAAGAGGAAGTGACTCTGGAGAAAACGGCACCAGACTTTTGGCAACAGGAATAGACAGGGCAACACTAATCCGGGTTATAGGTAAGAATAATAAAAATTTAAATCAACCTGTTGAACTTGAAGAAAAATACTTTCCTGTAAACACTTCGGTTCTAACCTTTACAGATAAGCACAATTTTGAGGTAGGCGATAAGATTATTATAAACCGACCATCAACCAAAGAATGGATCGAAAGCATTGGAGCCGGTAAAATTGGGGCTTATGTTGATTATCCGCTTACAGTTTGGGAGCCAGGAGATTTCGACATGAATTGGGATAGAGAGGTGGTTGCCGTTACTGAAAAATCCATAAGGCTTGATGCGCCTCTAACAAATGGATTAAATCCCGAATACGGAAAATCAACCGTTTCTAAGTATAATTGGGATGGTCGAATTAACAATGTTGGCATTGAAAACCTACAATGTGTTTCCACCTTTAATGAGCCCAATAAAAAAGATGAAAACCACCGCTGGATGGCCATTAGTATGGAAAACGTTTACGATTCTTGGGTACGCCGCGTTACTGCAAAAAACTTTGTGAGTTCGGCAGTTGCGATTTGGGACACCGCCAAGCGTATTACCGTTGAAGATTGTAAATCGTTAAATCCAGTTGGCGAAATTGGCAATTACCGCCGGTATGCATTTCAAACACAAGGCCAGCAAATACTGTTTCAACGTTGTTATGCCGAATATGGCTATCATGCCTTTTCAGTAGGCTTCACAACGCCGGGACCCAATGCATTTGTGCAGTGCTACTCTTACTTGCCGTATAATTTTAGTGGTGCTATTGGCGGTTGGTCAAGTGGTATTTTGTTTGATAAAATGACTGTTGATGGTGGTAGCATTAGTTTTGATTATCGCGATGTTGACGGGCAGGGCGGAGGTTGGAGCACCGCAAACTCTTTTAGCTGGCAAACTCGAGCAGCTAAAATTCACTTATCAAAACCGCCCGAAGCACAAAATTGGGCTTATGGGAGTTGGGGACAAGGTTACGGCGACGGACACCACGAATTGCAGCACACTTTTATAAAACCAGAGAGTTTGTTTTATGCCCAATTAGAAGCCCGTACAGGTGAAAAATCGATTGAGGAAGATAAAATTATGGTTTATGAAACGAGTAGTACCACGGCACCCATAACAGAATTGACTAAAGAGTACAGTGGACTGTCTAAATCACCCGACTTGACAATGGACGTTTGGATTGATAAAATGATTGAAAAATATCCTATTGTTTCTGATACTTCCGATGCTTTAGAATGGGACAAAAGTAAAATTCTGAATAAAAGGGAACCAAAGAAAACAACTTTCCCCGTTGCAATTAAAAATGGAAAAATCACAATTAACGATAAAATAGTTTCTAATGGAAGAGACAGAACTTCATTATGGAGAGGCTCCACAAGGCCATCGCAGTTAAAACGATCCCGACCTAATTTAGTGCGGTTTGTTCCTGGAAGGGAAGGACGTGGATTAACCGATAATTTAGATACTTTGGTAGCCGATATGCAGATAAAAAATACCTCGGTAATGCAAAATTTTCCATCACTTTGGTATGAAAGAAGAAGGGACGATCACGCCAGGACACGACGTGCCGATGCCGATGTGTGGGCACCGTTTTATGAACAGCCGTTCAGTCGAAGTGGAGAAGGCGAGGCTTTTGATCGTTTGAGCAAATACGATTTAACCAAATGGAACACGTGGTATTGGTTAAGGTTAAAGCAATTTACTGATTTAGCCGACGCAAATGGATTAATATTCATTCAAGAACATTACCTGCAACACAATATAATTGAAGAAGGTGCGCATTGGACCGATTATCCTTGGCGAACCGCCAATAATATAAATAACACGCAATTTGCTGAAAACCCGCATTATGCTGGAGACAAGCGTATTTACATGGCTGAGGCGTTTTACGATACCACTAATGTAGCTAGGAAACAATTGCATAAGCAATATATCCAAAAAAGTTTGGATGAGTTTAAAGATAATACCAATATCATTCACCATTTGGGATGGGAATACACGGGGCCTGTTCATTTTGTTCAGTTTTGGTTGGATGAAATAGCCGCTTGGGAAAAGGAAAATAGCACAGATGTTTTGGTCATGTTGCCTGGAACGAAAGACATACAGGACGCTATTTTATCAGACGCAAAACGTTCTAAATTGGTAGATATTATAGATATTATTCAATGGAAATATAGAGATGATGGTACATTATACGCACCTCCGGGCGGGGTAAGTTTGGCAGCGCGTCAATATGCAAGAATAATGAATCCCGGTAAAACGACTTTTGAGCAAATTTATAGGGCAGTATCAGAATATCGAACCAAATACCCTAAAAAGGCAGTAGTATTTTCACAGCGGGGCGCTCCGTTTTCTAATTGGGCCACATTTATGGCTGGAGGCTCGTTGGCATCATTGCCAGGAGTTAAAGACAACCAATTTTATAAAGATGCTGCTAACATGGAAAGTTATTCGGTGGAAAACAATCATTCGAAATCTTACGTGTTAGGAAAAAAAGGGCTTGGTTATATTATTTTCAGTGAGCAAAAGGAAGTTCAAATTGATTTAAAAAACGATAAAAAAGATTACCGATTATTTTGGATCAATCCCGAAACGGGCCAAATAACACCCACCGAAACCGTTATAAATAGTTCAGTTAAACAACTGGAATTTCCAAACGAAGGCCTTATAGTGGCATGGCTTCGAAAACAATAAAATGAGTTAGATATGTTAAAATGCCAACCAACTAACCCCCACATATTGTTTACCATTTTTTTTCTTGGAGCATTATCTTGTTGTGTTTCCCAAACCCACATTGGGGATTTATATGATAATTTAGAATTCAACAATGACCATATTATTTATCAAGGAAAAAAAATACAGTTGGGTTCCAAAGCCTTTTTTATTGACGGACAGTTAACAGATGAAGAAGTCTCAAAACATCCATTTGTTTTTAATTCCATAAACGAAGCATCCAAACATTTAACAGACGGCAGCGAAACTGCGCCAATGATATTATTCATAGCGCCCTGGGTTTACTGGATTGATAATCCTGACAACCCCAAAATAAGAGTTCCAAAACCTGGCAACCCAGTTCCTTTCGGTTTAGAAATATCGTGCGAGTGGCTAAAATTCTATGGACTTTCCGACAACCCCGAAGATGTTGTTATCGCTTCAAACCGTGGACAAACCATGGGTGCGAAAGGCAATTTTACCATGCTGAATATTAAAGGCGATGGCACAAAAGTCGAAAACATCACATTCGGGAATTATTGCAACATCGATTTAGTGTATCCGCTAAACCCAGAATTGAACCGAGAAAAAAGAGGGTCGGCTATCGTGCAGGCACAGTTGGTGTTTTCCAACGGCGATAAGGTTTTTGTGAAAAATTCACGCTTTGTTAGTCGCTTGAATTTAGGGCCGTTTTGGGGAAGCAAACGCACGCTTTTTGAAGATTGTCATTTTGAAATGACCGACGATGCCCTTAACGGAAGTGCGGTGTACCTTAACTGTACGTTCGATTTTTACTCCTCAAAACCATTTTACAGAACTGATGGTACGGGATCCGTATTTTTAAATTGTGATATTCGTGTATTTACCCGAGGCAATCAATATTTCACCAAAGCTGGAGGGCCAGTAGCAGCAGTTGATACGCAGTTTTCAGCAGACGAGTTGAACTATATTGGATGGCGTGATAAACCCGATTTAGAGGCACGAAACTATCAATATCAAGTCCGTTTAAATAATGCCCCTTTGTACATAGGTAAAGAACATCCTTACGCTACCGTTGATATGTCGAACAAACAAGTGCTCGA
This genomic stretch from Flavobacteriaceae bacterium GSB9 harbors:
- a CDS encoding pectate lyase translates to MKHMHHKLLLISLLLLGLNTESQNKTLKDAVLKTMQNATEFMVEEVSYNGGYVWYYMPDFSRQWGEMEAYKTMVWLQHPGTISMGHVFLDAYRATGNNYYYVAAEKAARAIIWGQSHEGGWNYMIDFAGDRSLRHWYDTIGKNGWRLEEFQHYYGNSTFDDDVTSDAARFLLRMYLEKMDPTYKPALDKAIQFILNSQYPNGGWPQRYPLRFDFEKQGFPDYTSFYTFNDDVIWENINFLTQCYLVLGEARFLKPIYKGMNFYKISQDSCGAWGQQINMEMKAASARTYEPEAFLPSATCENALLLIRFYKITGNKKFLEGVPKAIKWLEENMLPEEKREGHRTHPTFVDAKTNKPIYVHRKGSNVKYGRYYTDDDDKNLLAHYYGKAHVRLTELKYEYKKTLELTKEEVVADSPFTPKRFNFAETPQRYYNLNRHVNNFRVDESRVEEVINQLDDKNRWLTDRAYISNPYLGDGTKTDETDQYATTMVGDETDTSPYRSTTDQKYIATGTYIRNMKLLINYMNSN
- a CDS encoding T9SS type A sorting domain-containing protein — its product is MKKNYTPRVLSRWFLMPFLSLTFMFFTTCFLGVFAQNPVVKIDFDQGGRQTSEVGEPGYTPWVVTSTSSVSESGITFTLSKFGSFGDGLGTGWWKEGIQSPNDAKLVGDGAKVDGGTANDGGQLELRISGLAEGTHSLLVFLNQVSSDVYTYSPIDISVDGNLVEDNIVPTVRALTPASSASAYLTFDATSGNDVVILFSAETSGSEDVKNVMINGFELNTPNIFNQATDPIPAHNNEHAELSSGSILLQWTPADSAISQNIYFGTDEIAVANANTTSSEYMGNQYVGNDSYQVNSLYTGETYFWRIDQITSGGEVTQGNVWRFRPAQLAFPGAEGYGRFARGGRGGKVVVVSNLNDSGVGSLRYAVENVTGPRTIVFNVSGIIELYSRLVCNTPYITIAGQTAPGKGVTIKGSSLGLGSHDIIVQNIRVRLGYNWNADMGGMGLKGDHNIIDHCSISWTVDEAISSRDAGNVTFQHSLVSEALNAADHLNYPSGTEHGYAASIGGGTGSFHHNLLAHNYGRNWSLAGGLDGGGFYKGYLDITNNVVYNWGSRTTDGGAKEVNFVGNYYKPGPGTEKKQYALIMDHENVGEGMQRAFFEGNKMLGVFDETNQEAGRLSRDSNGADTQYETFVNSPFFPSYVETQSVDHAYKLVLSDVGCTQPVMDDHDKRMVTETLAGTYSVTGSVTGKKGFPDREADSGGYENYPFITRPADWDSDSDGLPNWYETIIGTNLNSPVGDFSDANNDGDLDGYTNLDDYLQWMSLPHYNSVSGETINIDLHELSRGFESSPSYEVSNVVNGSINLNGNILEFTPNAEGLASFDFTVTDSENDSMTRTVNILNGFDVALAIEEKIIEDLKIWPIPNNGTFSIRMKSDFDQSEFKLFDVLGKEISNGIIEANQANEINVSSKGIFVLKLIDSKSKQILHTQKIIVK
- a CDS encoding DUF6298 domain-containing protein; protein product: MKTRWTKHIKHCVLLFVLACPSIAFVHFTTTKNSPIHITKTGQLEYKIEANGDRVPDYSYCGYKASESSIPNIPVVLAIEETNEDATRLIQSAIDYVSNLPLNNHGFRGTILLKPGTYKISGSLKMSTSGVVLRGSDSGENGTRLLATGIDRATLIRVIGKNNKNLNQPVELEEKYFPVNTSVLTFTDKHNFEVGDKIIINRPSTKEWIESIGAGKIGAYVDYPLTVWEPGDFDMNWDREVVAVTEKSIRLDAPLTNGLNPEYGKSTVSKYNWDGRINNVGIENLQCVSTFNEPNKKDENHRWMAISMENVYDSWVRRVTAKNFVSSAVAIWDTAKRITVEDCKSLNPVGEIGNYRRYAFQTQGQQILFQRCYAEYGYHAFSVGFTTPGPNAFVQCYSYLPYNFSGAIGGWSSGILFDKMTVDGGSISFDYRDVDGQGGGWSTANSFSWQTRAAKIHLSKPPEAQNWAYGSWGQGYGDGHHELQHTFIKPESLFYAQLEARTGEKSIEEDKIMVYETSSTTAPITELTKEYSGLSKSPDLTMDVWIDKMIEKYPIVSDTSDALEWDKSKILNKREPKKTTFPVAIKNGKITINDKIVSNGRDRTSLWRGSTRPSQLKRSRPNLVRFVPGREGRGLTDNLDTLVADMQIKNTSVMQNFPSLWYERRRDDHARTRRADADVWAPFYEQPFSRSGEGEAFDRLSKYDLTKWNTWYWLRLKQFTDLADANGLIFIQEHYLQHNIIEEGAHWTDYPWRTANNINNTQFAENPHYAGDKRIYMAEAFYDTTNVARKQLHKQYIQKSLDEFKDNTNIIHHLGWEYTGPVHFVQFWLDEIAAWEKENSTDVLVMLPGTKDIQDAILSDAKRSKLVDIIDIIQWKYRDDGTLYAPPGGVSLAARQYARIMNPGKTTFEQIYRAVSEYRTKYPKKAVVFSQRGAPFSNWATFMAGGSLASLPGVKDNQFYKDAANMESYSVENNHSKSYVLGKKGLGYIIFSEQKEVQIDLKNDKKDYRLFWINPETGQITPTETVINSSVKQLEFPNEGLIVAWLRKQ
- a CDS encoding LamG domain-containing protein, whose product is MAVGLSLLVACKHKQDESSQWLLADFLDKNSNSYKVIGTPQVIDSPYGKSVYFDGVDDAIFLEENPLKTYKEFTVEMIFNPAVDGDFEQRIVHMGEVSGDRMLLEIRAKDGQWYFDGFAASNDNKKALIDSTLTHPLGKWHHVAFVVKPNSLATYVNGKKELFEPYNFKPIQTGKTSFGVRLNKRSWFKGSIYKIKVTPKELAPTSFMDIGP
- a CDS encoding MaoC family dehydratase N-terminal domain-containing protein, giving the protein MYFKSIFFEDYKLNDKRVTLGRTITETDFVMHAGHTGDFFPHHMDEEWCKTQPFGQRIAHGTMIFSIGIGLTASEINPEAFSKGYDRMRFVKPVHIGDTIHSEITISNKGDAKRPEMGTVTEHVEIINQKGEVVLVCDHLLLVKRKTK